One window from the genome of Sporomusaceae bacterium encodes:
- the thrC gene encoding threonine synthase: MLYHSTRGGREKLTAAAAIKTGIAPDGGLFVPEAVPVIDRNFLDALLPLSYRQRAVSILELFLADFSQEEIAACVDAAYGAAKFDHPAVAPVVSLDGDTHMLELWHGPTSAFKDMALQILPQLLVRALAKTGETAEIVILVATSGDTGKAALEGFRDVERTRIIVFFPHEGVSEMQRLQMVTQEGGNVAVVAVRGNFDDTQSGVKRIFGDRVAGEQLAARGFKLSSANSINWGRLLPQIVYYFSAYADLLKGGTISAGQPVNFVVPTGNFGNILAGYYAKLMGLPVNRLVCAANANNVLTDFLRTGVYDRRRSFHKTLSPSMDILISSNLERLLYHVTGGDSAQVAAWMEQLNQDGVYRVEGQPLASIQDTFWSDWAGDRGTTDEIRAVYDRHRYLVDPHTAVATRVLKAYREATGDVVPAVVVSTASPFKFNDSVLAALAGPEALIGKSAFAAARELSRLTASPMPPSLAGLEHKAVRHKAVCDPDEMKTMVDEALARE, from the coding sequence ATGCTATATCATAGTACCCGCGGCGGCCGGGAGAAGTTGACGGCGGCGGCGGCGATCAAGACCGGCATCGCTCCCGATGGCGGCCTGTTCGTTCCCGAGGCGGTGCCGGTGATCGATCGGAATTTCCTCGACGCTCTCCTGCCGCTCAGCTACCGGCAACGCGCCGTAAGCATTCTCGAGCTTTTTCTCGCCGACTTCTCGCAGGAGGAGATAGCCGCCTGCGTTGACGCCGCGTACGGCGCGGCCAAGTTCGACCACCCCGCGGTTGCCCCGGTCGTCTCGCTGGACGGCGATACCCATATGCTTGAGCTGTGGCACGGACCGACCAGCGCTTTCAAAGACATGGCGCTGCAGATACTGCCCCAGCTGCTGGTGCGCGCGCTGGCCAAGACCGGGGAAACGGCCGAGATCGTCATCCTTGTGGCCACCTCGGGCGATACCGGCAAGGCCGCTCTCGAAGGTTTCCGCGATGTGGAGCGGACCCGCATCATCGTCTTCTTTCCCCACGAAGGGGTCAGCGAGATGCAACGCCTTCAGATGGTCACCCAGGAAGGCGGCAATGTCGCTGTAGTGGCGGTGCGCGGCAATTTCGACGATACCCAGTCCGGCGTCAAGCGAATTTTCGGCGACCGCGTGGCCGGCGAGCAACTCGCAGCCCGCGGCTTCAAACTTTCTTCCGCCAATTCGATCAACTGGGGGCGCCTGCTGCCGCAGATAGTCTACTATTTCAGCGCTTACGCCGATCTGCTCAAGGGTGGAACTATCTCCGCCGGACAGCCGGTCAACTTTGTTGTGCCCACTGGCAATTTTGGCAACATCCTTGCCGGCTATTACGCCAAACTTATGGGGCTGCCGGTCAACAGGCTGGTCTGCGCGGCCAACGCCAATAATGTGCTAACCGATTTCCTCCGCACCGGGGTCTATGACCGCCGGCGCAGTTTCCACAAAACTCTGTCCCCCTCCATGGATATCCTTATCTCCAGTAACCTGGAAAGGCTCCTGTATCACGTCACCGGCGGCGACTCCGCCCAGGTGGCGGCATGGATGGAACAGCTTAATCAGGACGGCGTCTACCGTGTGGAGGGACAGCCGCTGGCGTCAATCCAGGATACCTTCTGGTCGGATTGGGCCGGCGACCGGGGCACGACCGACGAAATCAGGGCTGTATACGACCGGCACCGCTATCTGGTAGATCCCCACACCGCGGTGGCGACCCGCGTTTTGAAGGCTTACCGCGAGGCAACGGGCGACGTAGTTCCCGCCGTCGTCGTTTCCACCGCCAGTCCTTTTAAATTCAACGACAGCGTTCTGGCAGCCCTTGCCGGGCCGGAAGCGCTGATTGGCAAATCGGCCTTCGCGGCCGCCCGTGAGCTCTCCCGGTTGACCGCCAGTCCGATGCCTCCCTCGCTGGCCGGGCTTGAGCATAAAGCCGTAAGGCATAAAGCTGTCTGCGATCCGGACGAGATGAAGACAATGGTCGACGAGGCTTTGGCCAGGGAATAG
- the ybaK gene encoding Cys-tRNA(Pro) deacylase encodes MKTNAARILDGLKLTYRLIEYPVDENDLSAESVAAKVGMPSEQVFKTLVAKGDKTGVILACIPGSFELDLKALATVSGNKKVDMVPLKEVQSLTGYIRGGVSPVGTKKRYPTYFDETILVWPEISVSAGVRGCQMVLTPDDVLAAVGGKTGAIARTKT; translated from the coding sequence GTGAAAACCAACGCCGCCCGAATTCTCGACGGGCTCAAATTAACCTATCGGCTCATAGAATATCCGGTGGACGAAAACGACCTCAGCGCCGAGAGCGTCGCCGCTAAGGTCGGCATGCCGTCCGAGCAGGTTTTTAAGACGCTTGTCGCCAAAGGTGACAAAACGGGCGTCATACTGGCCTGCATTCCCGGTTCGTTCGAGCTTGACCTTAAGGCCCTGGCCACGGTCAGCGGCAACAAGAAGGTTGACATGGTGCCGCTTAAAGAGGTTCAGAGCCTGACCGGCTACATCCGCGGCGGTGTTTCCCCCGTCGGCACCAAAAAGCGGTATCCCACCTATTTCGACGAAACTATCCTCGTCTGGCCGGAGATATCGGTTAGCGCCGGTGTGCGCGGCTGCCAGATGGTGTTGACGCCGGACGACGTCCTGGCGGCGGTGGGCGGCAAAACAGGCGCGATCGCCAGGACGAAAACATGA